The Naumovozyma castellii chromosome 2, complete genome sequence TGGAAGCATTAAGATACATTCGAGCTGCAGAAGTTGGAAGGCCTTCGGGTCAACAAACGATCACATTGACGTCGTTAGTGGTGAATGAAAAGGGTGTTGCACCATTAAACGGACACATTTCGCTTCCTAGACCGTTGAAGGCCTTAAAAGTTGCTGTTTTCAGTCAAAATGAGGAATTATTGACCAGAATGAAGGAGAAATATCATTGTCACTTGGTTGGTGGCGTTGAGttgataaataaaattaaaaatggtGAAGTCAAGACTGATTTTGATAAGGCTTTTGCTAGTAGTGATATGGCTAATATTTTAAGTGCTCAATTGGGTAAGACTTTGGGACGTCGTGGGTTGTTACCTAATGCCAAGAAAGGGACAGTTTCCgatgatttggaatcaCTCTTAGCTGACAAGATAGGGTCATTGCCATTTAGACAAACTGGTAACTGTATTAGTATCGGCATTGGTAAATGTCATTTCagtgatgaagaaatcCTGAGGAATATAATTGCCGCCAGATCTGCCGTCATGAAGGCATTAAGTGAGCAAAAATCCAAGAAGCCCAGTATCTTAGGGAAGACAACGTTATCTAGTACTCATGGTCCAGGTATTGTAATAGATTTCATTTAAAGGGGAGGAAAGTGAAATGAATAAACTTGtatataaaaaatatcaataaaCTCACATTAGTATTCAATTATGTTCTTTATGTTATTTAAGTATTCACATGTATATAAGGGAGACTGGACGGGAGATCAATGAGTCAAATACCATCTTCCcttcaatcttcttctcttcaaaatcttACATTTCTGACTGTCTCTGGCCTTTGCCAGAAAACCAaatttcctcttcctctttaaCGTACTTGGTTGGTAGGTGTTACCTCTGGACTTCCATCTCCTCTGCAATATTCCAAATGGGAGCAACGATCCCATCATGGGGGACTGTGATAACACATTACTTCCCATAGGGGACCCGAGTCCAGTGATCCCCTGTCGTATGAGTCCGAGCGAGGAGGAAGTGCCCATGGAGAACCATCTCGTTCCGGCGCCCAGTGTGACGGGTCTTAAATGTGAAGATATCCTATTAAAGAGTGACATGTTAGATGTGGTTCTGTTGTTCTTCCTGAGTGCAGTCGTGTGCTGATACCCAATGCCATATACAAGAactgaagaggaagataCCGGTTATTCCAGTTTTGTTTCGCGACGTCTCTTTTGCAGTGacaaaacaacaaataacAAACAACGAACAGAGataaacaacaaagacAGTTAGCACCCAACTAATCTCCACTCACAGCTAGAAGGAGAACAGGGAAAACCACACATTACTACAGCTCCATCCGCAATGTCGCTAGATACAAACGAGGACAAGGAGAACAAGACGACCTACGAGTCGCACGTGCATTCCACAAAGCAATCTCATCTCATGCCAGAGACACCTGCACATTTACTTCTAAAGAGGTCTCTGTCTACCGTATTGAAGCCAAACTCGGTGAATGCTACTGATGAGCTGGGAAATATCTCTCCCAGGAGGAGACAATTGCTACAATTGCAGAATAGACTACCTTTGGCTaagaaagataataataatagtagtTTCTCATCCAGAAAGAATGGGCTGAATAACATcaagaagttgaagaaatatggGTCTGTGTTGGGCATGGACGCTCTACCCAGAACGAAGAGTCTGATACTGAAAGATGTAGACGATAAGCctgacgatgatgaagaggatgaagatgataatgcGTTTGGCTTAAAATTACGCAATGCCATGAAGCAACACGAAAATAATTCgaatgaagaagagaatgaaGGTATGTCGGGGTTAGGGATAGGATTATTCCATGACAATGAAGACAATAGCAAGAGCAAACTAGGCGGACTACAACAACTCATAAGGGAAAACACTAAGGAAAGATCCACGAGCAAGATAAGGAGCCCCCTGAAAACCATTGGACAAGATACAGATAGCGATAGGGAGATAGAGTACGCACCGATACGGGAAGAACCGTTGCCCTTTGTTCCCTTTGGATACACACCCTTCACGCCGGAGGATATCAACAAACTGAAAACTTTCCATTCGTCATACAAATTAGACAGCCCAGTCTCCACAGTAGAGGATGCAGACAAGCTCCTTGCCCTGGAGACGATAGAGACCAGCGTAGACGACGAAGCAGAGTGGGAGCATGAAGTAAGACACCACCGTCGTCGCCCCACTCGGGACAGCAACGATGACTCAATCGACCTGGTGCCCCTGTACAACGGCGAGGGTCTGGACGAGGACGACCTGCAGGACCTCTTGGCAGATCTCCATTAGAAGCATGTAGTCTCATATAATCTGACACACTTATGTAGTTAACGTTAGTTGAAGACATTGTGGTTCGCGACATTTCGTGCGGCAATTTTTCAAGCGTCTCAAGAGCAGAATCGTCTGTTCAAGAGAATGGGTGTGTAAAGACTCATAATGACTCATACCCTCTGTTGTATTCTACCCTACTctatatacatatatatagGGACAACCTCTCTCTTTTTTGCAGTTGAAATAGTCTCTCTCCAAGTgaataacaacaacaaatacaATGTCTCCTCTATCGCTAGAAAATAACGACTTCCAACCAGCTCCCAAGTTGTCCCTAAAGGACATCAACGAGAACGTTGTTGATGCTAAATTTGCTATCAGAGGGTCTATCTCCATCAAGGCAGAGGACCTACAAGTGCAATTGAACAAGAACCCCCACTGTTTGCCTTTTGACGAGATTACAGTGGCTAACATCGGTAATCCGCAAGAATTGAACCAAAAGCCACTCACTTTTGCTAGACAAGTGGTCTCCATCTTGCAATACCCtgaattgttgaataacCGTGATGTCCTCACCAAGGagaaaatcttcaattctgACTCTTTTGATAGAGCTGAAAGATTACTTCGCGATATCGGTGGATCAGTGGGAGCTTACTCTGCCTCACAAGGTGTCTACGGTATAAGAAAAACAGCTGCTGAATATATCACCAAGAGAGATGGAGGTGAACCATCATATCCAGAGGATATATTTCTCACTACAGGTGCCACCTCTGCAGCTTCTTACCTACTGTCCGTCCTTTGTAGGGGCCCACAAACAGGTGTCTTAATCCCAATTCCACAGTATCCTTTGTATACAGCCACTTTGGCTTTGAACAAATCCACTATGATCCCCTACTAtcttgatgaagaatcGGCATGGTCCACAAACACGacagaaattgaaaaattggtcCTGGATTCCATAAAGAAGGGCATTAAACCTTCAGTTATAGTGGTTATTAACCCTGGGAACCCAACAGGTGCCGTCCTATCTGAATTAGCTATTGCAAagattttccaaattgcTGCCAAATATGGGATAGTGGTCCTAGCTGATGAAGTGTATCAGGAAAACATATTTGATGGCGTGCAATTCCATTCTACAAAGAAAGTTTTGAGAGGTTTGCAGAAACAATATCCGGGCAAGTTCGATAACATTCAATTGGCATCCATGCACTCCACTTCAAAGGGTGTCTTTGGTGAATGTGGTCAAAGAGGTGGATATATGGAATTAGTAGGCTTCACTGATGAAGTGAGACAGCTTCTCTTGAAATTGGCATGTCTGGCCGTATGCTCCGTCGTGACAGGTCAAGCAATGGTAGATTTAATGTTATTACCACCAAAGAAGGGTGATGCCTCGTATGAGCTAGACAAGAAGGAACgtcaagaaatttttgatGCCATGTATGAAAGAGCAAGAAAACTATACGCAATGTTTGATAAGCTGGATGGTATTGAATGTCAAAAACCTCAGGGGGCCATGTATTTATATCCAAGCTTGATTTTGTCCAAGAAGGCAATAGCAAAGGCGGAAAGTTTA is a genomic window containing:
- the MRPL1 gene encoding mitochondrial 54S ribosomal protein uL1m (ancestral locus Anc_8.268), with the protein product MKGTRYSISSTMNILRIPARATVAFNRVPIRGGLLAQCTSSSQSRGIHSTSNVGAEEAASTTTSATIPVVPTLSKEQLKKRELRRLSQRKTEAKRPASIHPLYMPVVEALRYIRAAEVGRPSGQQTITLTSLVVNEKGVAPLNGHISLPRPLKALKVAVFSQNEELLTRMKEKYHCHLVGGVELINKIKNGEVKTDFDKAFASSDMANILSAQLGKTLGRRGLLPNAKKGTVSDDLESLLADKIGSLPFRQTGNCISIGIGKCHFSDEEILRNIIAARSAVMKALSEQKSKKPSILGKTTLSSTHGPGIVIDFI
- the MRX14 gene encoding mitochondrial 54S ribosomal protein bL34m (ancestral locus Anc_8.267) → MSLFNRISSHLRPVTLGAGTRWFSMGTSSSLGLIRQGITGLGSPMGSNVLSQSPMMGSLLPFGILQRRWKSRGNTYQPSTLKRKRKFGFLAKARDSQKCKILKRRRLKGRWYLTH
- the PDS1 gene encoding securin (ancestral locus Anc_8.265) translates to MSLDTNEDKENKTTYESHVHSTKQSHLMPETPAHLLLKRSLSTVLKPNSVNATDELGNISPRRRQLLQLQNRLPLAKKDNNNSSFSSRKNGLNNIKKLKKYGSVLGMDALPRTKSLILKDVDDKPDDDEEDEDDNAFGLKLRNAMKQHENNSNEEENEGMSGLGIGLFHDNEDNSKSKLGGLQQLIRENTKERSTSKIRSPLKTIGQDTDSDREIEYAPIREEPLPFVPFGYTPFTPEDINKLKTFHSSYKLDSPVSTVEDADKLLALETIETSVDDEAEWEHEVRHHRRRPTRDSNDDSIDLVPLYNGEGLDEDDLQDLLADLH
- the ALT2 gene encoding alanine transaminase ALT2 (ancestral locus Anc_8.263), whose amino-acid sequence is MSPLSLENNDFQPAPKLSLKDINENVVDAKFAIRGSISIKAEDLQVQLNKNPHCLPFDEITVANIGNPQELNQKPLTFARQVVSILQYPELLNNRDVLTKEKIFNSDSFDRAERLLRDIGGSVGAYSASQGVYGIRKTAAEYITKRDGGEPSYPEDIFLTTGATSAASYLLSVLCRGPQTGVLIPIPQYPLYTATLALNKSTMIPYYLDEESAWSTNTTEIEKLVLDSIKKGIKPSVIVVINPGNPTGAVLSELAIAKIFQIAAKYGIVVLADEVYQENIFDGVQFHSTKKVLRGLQKQYPGKFDNIQLASMHSTSKGVFGECGQRGGYMELVGFTDEVRQLLLKLACLAVCSVVTGQAMVDLMLLPPKKGDASYELDKKERQEIFDAMYERARKLYAMFDKLDGIECQKPQGAMYLYPSLILSKKAIAKAESLNLTPDEFYCHELLDATGICTVPGSGFGQKKGTYHLRTTFLAPGIEWINKWEKFHKHFYEKYQD